Below is a genomic region from Ignavibacteria bacterium.
TAGAAATATTGAAGTGATATGGCTGTTAAAAGACCTGAAACCGGATTTCAAAACAATAGCCGACTTCAGGAAGGACAATGCAAAAGGAATAAAAGCGGTTTTTAAGGAGTTTACCAAACTAAGCCTTGAACTAGGGCTATATGGCAAAGAGCTTGTAGCAATTGATGGCTCTAAATTTCGGGCTTGTAACTCGAAAAAGAATAATTACAACGACCAAAAGCTGCAAAGGCATCTTAAGTATATAGAAGATAGGATAGATGAATACTTGAAAGAATTGGATGAGAATGATGCTGCTGAGGCTAATGACAGGAAATTTACCAAAGAGGAAATCCAGAAAAAGATAAAAGAACTTGAAGGCCGCAAGATAAAATATGAGGAACTCCAAGAGAAATTAGAAGAGGCAGGAGAAAGTGAAGTATCAACCACAGATCCTGACTCCCGCCTGATGGGCAACAACAAAAATGTTGAAGTAGGCTACAATGTACAGACTACTGTAGATTCTAAGCATAAGCTAATTCTAGATTTCAAGGTAACAAATAATCCGAACGATCTGGGTGAGCTGGACAATATGGCCCTTCGGGCGAAAAAACTCTTTAAGGATGCAGAGTTTGAGGTTTTAGCGGATAAAGGCTATTACAGAGCAGATGACTTAAAAAAATGTATAAAGAAAGGAATTACCCCTTATGTAGCCACACAGACCCGCAGTAACAGTACAGGCGATAGGGATTTTTACTCAGATAAATTTCAATACGATAAAGACAAGAACGTATATATATGCCCTGCAAATAAAGAATTGTTTCAAGGAAGAGTAAGGAAGGAAAGAGAAAAAATCATCGGTTATGATTACAGAAATTATGATGCCTGCAGTAATTGTGAATTCAGGAAG
It encodes:
- a CDS encoding IS1182 family transposase codes for the protein MRHIEGMDRNQITFLPTSIDEYVGEDNPIRVLDAFIESLDLKKLGFRNAECKETGRPPYRPQDILKLLFYGMPNRIKSSRRLETEAYRNIEVIWLLKDLKPDFKTIADFRKDNAKGIKAVFKEFTKLSLELGLYGKELVAIDGSKFRACNSKKNNYNDQKLQRHLKYIEDRIDEYLKELDENDAAEANDRKFTKEEIQKKIKELEGRKIKYEELQEKLEEAGESEVSTTDPDSRLMGNNKNVEVGYNVQTTVDSKHKLILDFKVTNNPNDLGELDNMALRAKKLFKDAEFEVLADKGYYRADDLKKCIKKGITPYVATQTRSNSTGDRDFYSDKFQYDKDKNVYICPANKELFQGRVRKEREKIIGYDYRNYDACSNCEFRKCCTKSKKGRAIFRHIDQDFLDTINYRTEANRDKYRLRQCIVEHPFGTVKRGWGAYYFLTKDKATVVAEMAMAFLAYNMKRAISVLGIQKLLEILNQKREAVLV